In one window of Chryseobacterium sp. JV274 DNA:
- a CDS encoding serine hydrolase → MKKLLCIVLLISGFYAFAQKILTEKQIFTSMDAQAEIFLKATKANSFSIGIVKDGKTYTKHYGEIDKGKGNKANNSTLFEIASITKLFTGTLMAKAVLDGKVSLDDDIRKYITGSYPNLQFNGTPVKIKGLVSLKSGFNKDLPDKSELLKERNYSTAFKIEKLEKAYTKEQFFKDLKSIKVETLPGTVYNYNNGTLQLTAHILENVYGKSYETLLKENILIPLKLNNTTLHINKNETIANGYDGNGNLMPFLPYSLWGSQSYLKSTLTDLTTFLKFELDKKNSLVQESQRDLLNNKNYWNAYFWDEVTVNHNGRNARKHGGAFGTQNLFWVFPDYNIGISVITNQGGENTYGNLYNAVQYLVDDLKPFGKKLIGREIEKKCFENIDSGIAYYKELKKSKPDSYNFSDESELNTLGYKLMRNGNVISSIKLFKLYVSEFPNSGNPYDSLAEAYFNNGQFELSKQNYQKSLDLNSKNTNAKEMLLKLDKH, encoded by the coding sequence ATTTTATGCTTTTGCACAAAAAATACTAACCGAAAAGCAAATTTTTACTTCGATGGATGCTCAGGCAGAAATATTTTTAAAAGCGACAAAAGCGAATTCTTTCTCCATCGGAATCGTGAAAGATGGAAAAACCTACACCAAACATTACGGCGAAATCGACAAAGGAAAAGGGAATAAAGCCAATAATTCTACCTTATTTGAAATCGCTTCCATCACTAAATTATTTACCGGAACATTGATGGCTAAAGCTGTTTTGGATGGAAAAGTAAGTTTGGATGATGACATTAGAAAATATATCACAGGTTCTTATCCCAATCTTCAATTTAATGGAACGCCTGTAAAGATTAAAGGTTTGGTTTCATTAAAATCCGGTTTCAACAAAGATTTGCCGGACAAAAGTGAATTGTTGAAAGAAAGGAATTACAGCACTGCTTTCAAGATTGAAAAATTGGAAAAAGCATATACAAAAGAACAGTTTTTTAAGGATCTAAAATCAATAAAAGTGGAGACTTTGCCAGGGACAGTTTATAATTATAATAATGGAACTTTACAACTGACAGCACATATTCTTGAAAATGTTTATGGTAAAAGTTACGAAACTTTGCTGAAGGAAAATATCTTAATTCCATTAAAATTAAATAACACAACGCTTCATATCAATAAAAATGAAACCATCGCAAATGGTTATGATGGAAATGGCAATTTGATGCCATTTTTGCCATACTCGCTTTGGGGCTCTCAAAGTTATTTGAAATCAACCCTAACAGATTTGACCACATTCTTGAAATTTGAACTTGATAAAAAAAATTCGCTTGTTCAGGAATCACAAAGGGATTTGCTCAACAATAAAAATTACTGGAACGCTTATTTTTGGGATGAAGTGACCGTAAATCACAATGGACGAAATGCCAGAAAACACGGCGGAGCTTTTGGAACACAGAATCTGTTTTGGGTTTTCCCAGATTATAACATTGGGATTTCTGTGATTACAAATCAGGGAGGAGAAAATACTTACGGGAATTTATACAATGCTGTCCAATATCTGGTAGATGATTTGAAACCGTTTGGGAAGAAATTAATAGGAAGAGAAATCGAGAAAAAATGTTTTGAAAACATCGATTCGGGAATCGCTTATTACAAAGAATTAAAGAAAAGCAAACCAGATTCTTACAACTTTTCTGATGAATCTGAATTGAATACGCTAGGTTATAAATTGATGAGAAATGGCAACGTAATTTCTTCCATCAAACTTTTTAAACTCTATGTTTCTGAATTCCCCAACTCCGGAAATCCTTACGACAGTTTGGCAGAAGCCTATTTTAATAATGGACAATTTGAATTATCAAAACAAAATTATCAGAAATCTTTGGATTTAAATTCTAAAAATACAAACGCCAAAGAAATGCTTTTGAAATTGGATAAACATTGA